DNA from Gephyromycinifex aptenodytis:
TCTGTCCGGCTCTCCTCGAGATGGGCGAGAGCTTGGGGCCGGATCACGGGACCGGGCACGCTCACGCACTCATTGATGTCGACGCGCGGTTCCCGTCCCGACGGGACGGCGTCGGCATGCTCGGCCGAGGTAAGGAGTCGGGGCAGGTGGATGAGGCCGTTGAGTTCGATCCCCTCCTCGACCGTGTAGCGGGAGCAGTCGCCGTCGACGAAGTGGGCATGGAGCACACCCTGGGAGCGCGTAAGCCGGAGCCCGGTCATGGGGATGTCCTCTGAGGTCACCTTGGTCAGGAGAGCTTCTTGAGAATGGTCTCGAACCCCTCGAGGGACTTCAGACCGGTCTCATAGCGGTCGGCGAAGAAGTACGGCAGTCCGTAAGCGTGCCCGGCTTTGACGGCCGGGATCGTGGGGTACGTCGGCAACTTTTGGAGCTCGACCGCGCCCTCGCCGGGCTTGCCGTCAACGGTCTGCTCATACAAGACGACGGTGGCGTCGTGGAGACGAGTCAGCTGCTCGGCTGACAAGAAGGTGGCGTTCTGCTTGGTCTCCTGCGCGGAGACGGAGGTGAGCGTTCCGCCAGCGTCGGTAATGGTGTCACCCGGCCACGAGATGGGCGAGTACACGTTGACCTCATTGAAGTAGTCGAGGGGGGCGAAGATGTTTTTCGACAGGACGTCTGCGTAGGTCTTCTTGATCTCGGCGGCCTTGGCCTCGTAGGCCTCCTTAGCCTTCTTCGCGTCCTCGCCGTCCCCCAGCGCCTGGCTCATCTTCAAGGTGGCGTCCTTGGTCTCAGCGGAGCCGGTAGCACGGATAAGGACGGTGGGGGCGATGGCGTTGAGCTTGGCCCATTGGGCCTTAGCCTCGGCGGAAAGCTCTTTCTCCGTACCACCTCGGACGAATCCGATCATGAGATCGGGCTTGAGCGCGACGATCTTCTCGTACTCGGGCCCGTCCTTGCCGAGGACGAGGGGAAGGTCCTTGACCTTCGCGTACTCCTCCGGGAGGAAGGAGTCGGCGTAGTCGCCATCCATGGTCGCGACGGGCGTGATCCCGGCGCCAAGCAAGGGCCCGACGCCGCCCTCGAGAGCAACAGCGCGCTTCGGCGCCGTCGGGATGGTCACGGGACCGAAGGCTGTCTCGACGGTCCGGGTCGCGGCCTGCGTCGACGAGGATGCCGATGCGGAAGCTCGTGTTTCCTCCGGCGAGGTACCGCCGCAGGCGGTGAGGGTGAGGGCGGCACTGAGCAGCATGGGTAGTGCAGTCGTGATGCGCATGGTGAGTCCTTCTCTGAGGGGTACGGGAGCACTCGTGATCAGTGGGTTTGGTGAGGCGTGTTAGTCAGGCGCTGACGACAGCGGCGTGCGCGACGGTGAGAACGTCGTTGACGGTGTTGCATGCCAGACCGTTGCAGCCCATGGGTAGACCTCGCGCCCGCCATTAACCTGCGAGCGGGCTGAGATACGGCCCTGGTGGTCATGCGATCTTTGGAATCGGACGGCGGCGGGGCACGACCAGGGGAGTCCCTGTCTCCGGGTCGGGGACGACCCGGGCGGCGAGACCGAAAACCTCGCCGACGATCTCGGCGGTGACGACGTCCGCGGGAGTCCCGGAGGCGACGACCCGGCCGGCGTGGACAACGACGACGTGATCGGCGTAGCGGGCGGCGAGACCGAGGTCGTGCAGGACAGCGACGACGGCGCCGCCACGGTCAACGAGAGCGGCACATACGTCGAGTACGTCGACCTGGTGTGCGATGTCGAGAAAGCTGATCGGTTCGTCGAGCAGCAGCGCGCCGGTGTCCTGCGCCAGGATCATCGCGATCCACACACGCTGGCGTTGACCGCCTGAGAGCCGAGCCACCGGACGGTCCGCGAGGCCGGTCGTGGCGGTCACTGCCAGAGCGGCGTCCACGGCGGCCCGGTCGGAGGCGGTGGGTGGGGCGAAGGGGCGTCGGTGGGGTTGTCGCCCGCGTAGGACGAGGTCGCGCACGATGATTCCATCGGGAGCGCTGGGCTGCTGCGGGAGGACGGCGAGGGTACGGGCTAGCTCTCGCGGGGAGAAGGATCTGCTGTTGCGCCCACGGACGAAGACCTCGCCAGCCTGGGGACGGAGCAGGCGAGCAAGGGAGAGCAAGAGGGTGGACTTGCCGCACCCATTAGGCCCCACAACCGCGGTGAAAGCGCCATCGGGGATCGAGACGTTAACGCCGTGGAGGACTGCTGGTCTGCCCGGGTATCCGACGACCAGCCCGCGCGCTTCGAGCAGGGCGCTCACGAAGCTGACACCATCGAGGGATGCGATCCCGAACGGCCCACCTCGGGGTGCGTCCCGATAAGTGCGCCGACGATCTCACAGGCTCGGGCGGCGAGGGCCCTCAGCGGGAGAACGCCACGACCGTGCTGATGCCGGGACTGCCCCATGAAGACGAGCCGCCGGGTGTCCTCGACGTCCCACGTCGCAGTGAGGTCGTGTCGAGCTAGGGTGCGGCCCAGGTCATCACGGCGCAATAGCGCGGCGTCAGTATCCAGGAGCGCGGCCGAGTTGGGCGGCTCGTAACCGGGGGCGCAGATACTGACGTCGGCCGGGAGCGCCGTATTGGTTGCGCCAGGTCCCTCGCGGTCTGAGAGGACGGTTCTGCCACTGACTGCCGCGTCGTTCGCCAAGACGTGGTTGGTGTCGAGGCGG
Protein-coding regions in this window:
- a CDS encoding ABC transporter substrate-binding protein translates to MRITTALPMLLSAALTLTACGGTSPEETRASASASSSTQAATRTVETAFGPVTIPTAPKRAVALEGGVGPLLGAGITPVATMDGDYADSFLPEEYAKVKDLPLVLGKDGPEYEKIVALKPDLMIGFVRGGTEKELSAEAKAQWAKLNAIAPTVLIRATGSAETKDATLKMSQALGDGEDAKKAKEAYEAKAAEIKKTYADVLSKNIFAPLDYFNEVNVYSPISWPGDTITDAGGTLTSVSAQETKQNATFLSAEQLTRLHDATVVLYEQTVDGKPGEGAVELQKLPTYPTIPAVKAGHAYGLPYFFADRYETGLKSLEGFETILKKLS
- a CDS encoding ABC transporter ATP-binding protein encodes the protein MSALLEARGLVVGYPGRPAVLHGVNVSIPDGAFTAVVGPNGCGKSTLLLSLARLLRPQAGEVFVRGRNSRSFSPRELARTLAVLPQQPSAPDGIIVRDLVLRGRQPHRRPFAPPTASDRAAVDAALAVTATTGLADRPVARLSGGQRQRVWIAMILAQDTGALLLDEPISFLDIAHQVDVLDVCAALVDRGGAVVAVLHDLGLAARYADHVVVVHAGRVVASGTPADVVTAEIVGEVFGLAARVVPDPETGTPLVVPRRRPIPKIA
- a CDS encoding cysteine hydrolase family protein, translated to MLVHDLEPRFPAAFYRSNRSQIDLAVARIDQFAAPARRTKAPVIKTEQPPSQGPAEPGRLDTNHVLANDAAVSGRTVLSDREGPGATNTALPADVSICAPGYEPPNSAALLDTDAALLRRDDLGRTLARHDLTATWDVEDTRRLVFMGQSRHQHGRGVLPLRALAARACEIVGALIGTHPEVGRSGSHPSMVSAS